A window of Gasterosteus aculeatus chromosome 9, fGasAcu3.hap1.1, whole genome shotgun sequence contains these coding sequences:
- the pecam1b gene encoding platelet endothelial cell adhesion molecule isoform X5 → MGLLLLLTSALLSSYFHPGSVVKAQRVVILKDISLSMEPSHVVSRNTNVTLRCRANVVSVEKALSREYTIYKDGNAIYNKTSSTSEDLLYHLSEVRVSDNGKYSCRISAEGQQATSSAKKLEVTGLSKPVLHVNERVVAEGKEITATCTAHGERGSIFFYFYENATEIEERQVNSNQIEVKLRLSSVGTHRIHCAYAVFVRPDSFKSEESNAVSVTVEELHIAPVLEIFPHSKIYEGDELFVSCSVKGPPPTDKMHLYLSRGNQLLDRGNTTVSHRGIALAKDIGDFECRLEIGSVVKNDQGTISVTELFSVPTLTVSPAEVFQREDITLTCKSESSASERLGQEGLTYALEPPRSQLVPKGIGIFSGKSPSNDFNYTCVARAKNIVKHSEVLTVRPKVPVTTPKISVVGRAVLGRRFTILCQSDIGSLPINYTLLKGYDQLNTEAVTQPFQQALFTVSVDRPDEISKFTCRAKNSHREALLSTRLNATVIEPLSHPILTVIPGLSEISEEDNLHLICGVRGTPPVTFKWYRVGTELPLSTTTSDKNNTHYQVHGLSKEHSGVYYCEARNHANNVVRSEHVTIEVRMALWKKLMIGGFCLLVLFLLVVVSVLCFRSKRGAAPIYDGMEGRGTNGVRYSVASLPVDISNRSSYSIPATV, encoded by the exons ATGGGCCTGCTACTACTGCTCACCTCCGCGCTCCTGTCCAGCT ACTTCCATCCTGGCAGTGTGGTGAAGGCCCAGCGCG TTGTCATATTAAAAGACATCAGCCTGTCCATGGAGCCTAGTCATGTCGTATCCCGCAACACCAATGTGACACTGAGATGCCGGGCCAACGTCGTCAGCGTCGAGAAGGCACTGAGCCGTGAGTACACAATATACAAGGACGGCAACGCAATCTACAACAAGACCTCCAGCACCTCGGAGGACCTCCTGTACCACCTGTCCGAGGTCAGAGTCTCCGACAACGGCAAATACTCCTGCAGGATCAGCGCTGAGGGGCAACAAGCGACGAGCAGTGCCAAGAAACTCGAAGTCACAG GGCTGTCAAAACCAGTTCTCCACGTTAACGAGCGTGTGGTCGCTGAAGGGAAGGAGATAACAGCCACATGCACGGCGCACGGCGAGAGGGGCTCcatcttcttctacttctacgAGAACGCCACAGAGATCGAGGAGAGACAAGTCAACTCTAACCAGATAGAGGTCAAGCTACGCTTAAGCAGCGTCGGCACCCACAGGATTCACTGTGCCTACGCTGTCTTCGTAAGGCCAGATTCCTTTAAGTCTGAAGAAAGCAACGCTGTCTCGGTCACAGTCGAAG AGCTCCACATCGCACCCGTTTTGGAGATCTTCCCCCATTCCAAGATCTACGAGGGAGACGAGCTCTTCGTCTCGTGCAGCGTGAAGGGCCCTCCGCCCACCGACAAAATGCATCTCTATCTAAGCCGAGGGAACCAGCTCCTCGACAGGGGCAACACCACAGTCAGCCACCGCGGCATCGCCCTGGCGAAGGACATCGGGGACTTTGAGTGCAGATTAGAGATCGGAAGTGTCGTGAAAAATGACCAAGGGACGATATCAGTGACTG AGCTGTTTTCGGTTCCCACGCTCACTGTATCTCCTGCGGAAGTCTTTCAAAGGGAAGATATTACTTTGACCTGTAAAAGTGAGAGCTCTGCTTCTGAGAGACTCGGCCAGGAGGGGTTGACTTATGCTCTTGAACCACCCAGAAGCCAACTGGTCCCCAAAGGCATTGGAATATTTTCTGGCAAATCCCCGTCGAACGATTTCAACTACACCTGCGTTGCTCGGGCCAAGAACATCGTGAAGCACAGTGAAGTCCTGACGGTGCGTCCTAAAG ttCCTGTCACCACCCCAAAGATCTCGGTGGTGGGCAGAGCCGTCCTGGGGAGGCGTTTCACCATCCTCTGCCAGTCGGACATAGGCAGCTTGCCAATAAACTACACCCTGCTGAAGGGTTACGACCAACTGAACACCGAAGCTGTCACGCAGCCCTTTCAACAAGCTCTCTTCACAGTCAGCGTCGACAGGCCCGACGAAATAAGCAAGTTCACGTGCCGGGCAAAGAACAGCCACAGGGAAGCGCTGCTCAGCACAAGACTCAACGCTACCGTCATAG AGCCCCTGAGCCACCCGATCCTCACGGTCATCCCCGGCCTGTCGGAGATATCGGAGGAGGACAATCTCCACCTCATATGTGGCGTTCGAGGCACCCCGCCGGTCACCTTTAAGTGGTACCGCGTTGGCACCGAGCTGCCTTTGTCCACCACCACATCCGACAAGAACAACACGCACTACCAGGTGCACGGTTTGTCCAAAGAGCACAGCGGCGTGTACTACTGCGAGGCTCGCAACCACGCCAACAACGTTGTCCGCAGTGAGCACGTCACCATAGAGG TGCGCATGGCGTTGTGGAAAAAACTGATGATCGGCGGTTTCTGTCTTCTGGTGCTGTTTTTGTTGGTGGTTGTGTCTGTGCTGTGCTTCAGATCcaagagag GCGCAGCACCAATCTATGATGGCATGGAG
- the pecam1b gene encoding platelet endothelial cell adhesion molecule isoform X3 translates to MGLLLLLTSALLSSYFHPGSVVKAQRVVILKDISLSMEPSHVVSRNTNVTLRCRANVVSVEKALSREYTIYKDGNAIYNKTSSTSEDLLYHLSEVRVSDNGKYSCRISAEGQQATSSAKKLEVTGLSKPVLHVNERVVAEGKEITATCTAHGERGSIFFYFYENATEIEERQVNSNQIEVKLRLSSVGTHRIHCAYAVFVRPDSFKSEESNAVSVTVEELHIAPVLEIFPHSKIYEGDELFVSCSVKGPPPTDKMHLYLSRGNQLLDRGNTTVSHRGIALAKDIGDFECRLEIGSVVKNDQGTISVTELFSVPTLTVSPAEVFQREDITLTCKSESSASERLGQEGLTYALEPPRSQLVPKGIGIFSGKSPSNDFNYTCVARAKNIVKHSEVLTVRPKVPVTTPKISVVGRAVLGRRFTILCQSDIGSLPINYTLLKGYDQLNTEAVTQPFQQALFTVSVDRPDEISKFTCRAKNSHREALLSTRLNATVIEPLSHPILTVIPGLSEISEEDNLHLICGVRGTPPVTFKWYRVGTELPLSTTTSDKNNTHYQVHGLSKEHSGVYYCEARNHANNVVRSEHVTIEVRMALWKKLMIGGFCLLVLFLLVVVSVLCFRSKRGKREAAAELSVKPASPKSDDSLTVNLTHDTEVYNAATGAAPIYDGMEGRGTNGVRYSVASLPVDISNRSSYSIPATV, encoded by the exons ATGGGCCTGCTACTACTGCTCACCTCCGCGCTCCTGTCCAGCT ACTTCCATCCTGGCAGTGTGGTGAAGGCCCAGCGCG TTGTCATATTAAAAGACATCAGCCTGTCCATGGAGCCTAGTCATGTCGTATCCCGCAACACCAATGTGACACTGAGATGCCGGGCCAACGTCGTCAGCGTCGAGAAGGCACTGAGCCGTGAGTACACAATATACAAGGACGGCAACGCAATCTACAACAAGACCTCCAGCACCTCGGAGGACCTCCTGTACCACCTGTCCGAGGTCAGAGTCTCCGACAACGGCAAATACTCCTGCAGGATCAGCGCTGAGGGGCAACAAGCGACGAGCAGTGCCAAGAAACTCGAAGTCACAG GGCTGTCAAAACCAGTTCTCCACGTTAACGAGCGTGTGGTCGCTGAAGGGAAGGAGATAACAGCCACATGCACGGCGCACGGCGAGAGGGGCTCcatcttcttctacttctacgAGAACGCCACAGAGATCGAGGAGAGACAAGTCAACTCTAACCAGATAGAGGTCAAGCTACGCTTAAGCAGCGTCGGCACCCACAGGATTCACTGTGCCTACGCTGTCTTCGTAAGGCCAGATTCCTTTAAGTCTGAAGAAAGCAACGCTGTCTCGGTCACAGTCGAAG AGCTCCACATCGCACCCGTTTTGGAGATCTTCCCCCATTCCAAGATCTACGAGGGAGACGAGCTCTTCGTCTCGTGCAGCGTGAAGGGCCCTCCGCCCACCGACAAAATGCATCTCTATCTAAGCCGAGGGAACCAGCTCCTCGACAGGGGCAACACCACAGTCAGCCACCGCGGCATCGCCCTGGCGAAGGACATCGGGGACTTTGAGTGCAGATTAGAGATCGGAAGTGTCGTGAAAAATGACCAAGGGACGATATCAGTGACTG AGCTGTTTTCGGTTCCCACGCTCACTGTATCTCCTGCGGAAGTCTTTCAAAGGGAAGATATTACTTTGACCTGTAAAAGTGAGAGCTCTGCTTCTGAGAGACTCGGCCAGGAGGGGTTGACTTATGCTCTTGAACCACCCAGAAGCCAACTGGTCCCCAAAGGCATTGGAATATTTTCTGGCAAATCCCCGTCGAACGATTTCAACTACACCTGCGTTGCTCGGGCCAAGAACATCGTGAAGCACAGTGAAGTCCTGACGGTGCGTCCTAAAG ttCCTGTCACCACCCCAAAGATCTCGGTGGTGGGCAGAGCCGTCCTGGGGAGGCGTTTCACCATCCTCTGCCAGTCGGACATAGGCAGCTTGCCAATAAACTACACCCTGCTGAAGGGTTACGACCAACTGAACACCGAAGCTGTCACGCAGCCCTTTCAACAAGCTCTCTTCACAGTCAGCGTCGACAGGCCCGACGAAATAAGCAAGTTCACGTGCCGGGCAAAGAACAGCCACAGGGAAGCGCTGCTCAGCACAAGACTCAACGCTACCGTCATAG AGCCCCTGAGCCACCCGATCCTCACGGTCATCCCCGGCCTGTCGGAGATATCGGAGGAGGACAATCTCCACCTCATATGTGGCGTTCGAGGCACCCCGCCGGTCACCTTTAAGTGGTACCGCGTTGGCACCGAGCTGCCTTTGTCCACCACCACATCCGACAAGAACAACACGCACTACCAGGTGCACGGTTTGTCCAAAGAGCACAGCGGCGTGTACTACTGCGAGGCTCGCAACCACGCCAACAACGTTGTCCGCAGTGAGCACGTCACCATAGAGG TGCGCATGGCGTTGTGGAAAAAACTGATGATCGGCGGTTTCTGTCTTCTGGTGCTGTTTTTGTTGGTGGTTGTGTCTGTGCTGTGCTTCAGATCcaagagag GTAAAAGAGAAGCAGCTGCTGAATTGTCAGT AAAGCCTGCGAGCCCTAAATCAGATGACTCGTTAACAGTGAATCTAACCCACGACACAGAGGTTTATAACGCAGCCACAG GCGCAGCACCAATCTATGATGGCATGGAG
- the pecam1b gene encoding platelet endothelial cell adhesion molecule isoform X7: MGLLLLLTSALLSSYFHPGSVVKAQRVVILKDISLSMEPSHVVSRNTNVTLRCRANVVSVEKALSREYTIYKDGNAIYNKTSSTSEDLLYHLSEVRVSDNGKYSCRISAEGQQATSSAKKLEVTGLSKPVLHVNERVVAEGKEITATCTAHGERGSIFFYFYENATEIEERQVNSNQIEVKLRLSSVGTHRIHCAYAVFVRPDSFKSEESNAVSVTVEELHIAPVLEIFPHSKIYEGDELFVSCSVKGPPPTDKMHLYLSRGNQLLDRGNTTVSHRGIALAKDIGDFECRLEIGSVVKNDQGTISVTELFSVPTLTVSPAEVFQREDITLTCKSESSASERLGQEGLTYALEPPRSQLVPKGIGIFSGKSPSNDFNYTCVARAKNIVKHSEVLTVRPKVPVTTPKISVVGRAVLGRRFTILCQSDIGSLPINYTLLKGYDQLNTEAVTQPFQQALFTVSVDRPDEISKFTCRAKNSHREALLSTRLNATVIEPLSHPILTVIPGLSEISEEDNLHLICGVRGTPPVTFKWYRVGTELPLSTTTSDKNNTHYQVHGLSKEHSGVYYCEARNHANNVVRSEHVTIEVRMALWKKLMIGGFCLLVLFLLVVVSVLCFRSKRGKREAAAELSVLRALNQMTR, encoded by the exons ATGGGCCTGCTACTACTGCTCACCTCCGCGCTCCTGTCCAGCT ACTTCCATCCTGGCAGTGTGGTGAAGGCCCAGCGCG TTGTCATATTAAAAGACATCAGCCTGTCCATGGAGCCTAGTCATGTCGTATCCCGCAACACCAATGTGACACTGAGATGCCGGGCCAACGTCGTCAGCGTCGAGAAGGCACTGAGCCGTGAGTACACAATATACAAGGACGGCAACGCAATCTACAACAAGACCTCCAGCACCTCGGAGGACCTCCTGTACCACCTGTCCGAGGTCAGAGTCTCCGACAACGGCAAATACTCCTGCAGGATCAGCGCTGAGGGGCAACAAGCGACGAGCAGTGCCAAGAAACTCGAAGTCACAG GGCTGTCAAAACCAGTTCTCCACGTTAACGAGCGTGTGGTCGCTGAAGGGAAGGAGATAACAGCCACATGCACGGCGCACGGCGAGAGGGGCTCcatcttcttctacttctacgAGAACGCCACAGAGATCGAGGAGAGACAAGTCAACTCTAACCAGATAGAGGTCAAGCTACGCTTAAGCAGCGTCGGCACCCACAGGATTCACTGTGCCTACGCTGTCTTCGTAAGGCCAGATTCCTTTAAGTCTGAAGAAAGCAACGCTGTCTCGGTCACAGTCGAAG AGCTCCACATCGCACCCGTTTTGGAGATCTTCCCCCATTCCAAGATCTACGAGGGAGACGAGCTCTTCGTCTCGTGCAGCGTGAAGGGCCCTCCGCCCACCGACAAAATGCATCTCTATCTAAGCCGAGGGAACCAGCTCCTCGACAGGGGCAACACCACAGTCAGCCACCGCGGCATCGCCCTGGCGAAGGACATCGGGGACTTTGAGTGCAGATTAGAGATCGGAAGTGTCGTGAAAAATGACCAAGGGACGATATCAGTGACTG AGCTGTTTTCGGTTCCCACGCTCACTGTATCTCCTGCGGAAGTCTTTCAAAGGGAAGATATTACTTTGACCTGTAAAAGTGAGAGCTCTGCTTCTGAGAGACTCGGCCAGGAGGGGTTGACTTATGCTCTTGAACCACCCAGAAGCCAACTGGTCCCCAAAGGCATTGGAATATTTTCTGGCAAATCCCCGTCGAACGATTTCAACTACACCTGCGTTGCTCGGGCCAAGAACATCGTGAAGCACAGTGAAGTCCTGACGGTGCGTCCTAAAG ttCCTGTCACCACCCCAAAGATCTCGGTGGTGGGCAGAGCCGTCCTGGGGAGGCGTTTCACCATCCTCTGCCAGTCGGACATAGGCAGCTTGCCAATAAACTACACCCTGCTGAAGGGTTACGACCAACTGAACACCGAAGCTGTCACGCAGCCCTTTCAACAAGCTCTCTTCACAGTCAGCGTCGACAGGCCCGACGAAATAAGCAAGTTCACGTGCCGGGCAAAGAACAGCCACAGGGAAGCGCTGCTCAGCACAAGACTCAACGCTACCGTCATAG AGCCCCTGAGCCACCCGATCCTCACGGTCATCCCCGGCCTGTCGGAGATATCGGAGGAGGACAATCTCCACCTCATATGTGGCGTTCGAGGCACCCCGCCGGTCACCTTTAAGTGGTACCGCGTTGGCACCGAGCTGCCTTTGTCCACCACCACATCCGACAAGAACAACACGCACTACCAGGTGCACGGTTTGTCCAAAGAGCACAGCGGCGTGTACTACTGCGAGGCTCGCAACCACGCCAACAACGTTGTCCGCAGTGAGCACGTCACCATAGAGG TGCGCATGGCGTTGTGGAAAAAACTGATGATCGGCGGTTTCTGTCTTCTGGTGCTGTTTTTGTTGGTGGTTGTGTCTGTGCTGTGCTTCAGATCcaagagag GTAAAAGAGAAGCAGCTGCTGAATTGTCAGT CCTGCGAGCCCTAAATCAGATGACTCGTTAA
- the pecam1b gene encoding platelet endothelial cell adhesion molecule isoform X6 has protein sequence MGLLLLLTSALLSSYFHPGSVVKAQRVVILKDISLSMEPSHVVSRNTNVTLRCRANVVSVEKALSREYTIYKDGNAIYNKTSSTSEDLLYHLSEVRVSDNGKYSCRISAEGQQATSSAKKLEVTGLSKPVLHVNERVVAEGKEITATCTAHGERGSIFFYFYENATEIEERQVNSNQIEVKLRLSSVGTHRIHCAYAVFVRPDSFKSEESNAVSVTVEELHIAPVLEIFPHSKIYEGDELFVSCSVKGPPPTDKMHLYLSRGNQLLDRGNTTVSHRGIALAKDIGDFECRLEIGSVVKNDQGTISVTELFSVPTLTVSPAEVFQREDITLTCKSESSASERLGQEGLTYALEPPRSQLVPKGIGIFSGKSPSNDFNYTCVARAKNIVKHSEVLTVRPKVPVTTPKISVVGRAVLGRRFTILCQSDIGSLPINYTLLKGYDQLNTEAVTQPFQQALFTVSVDRPDEISKFTCRAKNSHREALLSTRLNATVIEPLSHPILTVIPGLSEISEEDNLHLICGVRGTPPVTFKWYRVGTELPLSTTTSDKNNTHYQVHGLSKEHSGVYYCEARNHANNVVRSEHVTIEVRMALWKKLMIGGFCLLVLFLLVVVSVLCFRSKRGKREAAAELSVKPASPKSDDSLTVNLTHDTEVYNAATA, from the exons ATGGGCCTGCTACTACTGCTCACCTCCGCGCTCCTGTCCAGCT ACTTCCATCCTGGCAGTGTGGTGAAGGCCCAGCGCG TTGTCATATTAAAAGACATCAGCCTGTCCATGGAGCCTAGTCATGTCGTATCCCGCAACACCAATGTGACACTGAGATGCCGGGCCAACGTCGTCAGCGTCGAGAAGGCACTGAGCCGTGAGTACACAATATACAAGGACGGCAACGCAATCTACAACAAGACCTCCAGCACCTCGGAGGACCTCCTGTACCACCTGTCCGAGGTCAGAGTCTCCGACAACGGCAAATACTCCTGCAGGATCAGCGCTGAGGGGCAACAAGCGACGAGCAGTGCCAAGAAACTCGAAGTCACAG GGCTGTCAAAACCAGTTCTCCACGTTAACGAGCGTGTGGTCGCTGAAGGGAAGGAGATAACAGCCACATGCACGGCGCACGGCGAGAGGGGCTCcatcttcttctacttctacgAGAACGCCACAGAGATCGAGGAGAGACAAGTCAACTCTAACCAGATAGAGGTCAAGCTACGCTTAAGCAGCGTCGGCACCCACAGGATTCACTGTGCCTACGCTGTCTTCGTAAGGCCAGATTCCTTTAAGTCTGAAGAAAGCAACGCTGTCTCGGTCACAGTCGAAG AGCTCCACATCGCACCCGTTTTGGAGATCTTCCCCCATTCCAAGATCTACGAGGGAGACGAGCTCTTCGTCTCGTGCAGCGTGAAGGGCCCTCCGCCCACCGACAAAATGCATCTCTATCTAAGCCGAGGGAACCAGCTCCTCGACAGGGGCAACACCACAGTCAGCCACCGCGGCATCGCCCTGGCGAAGGACATCGGGGACTTTGAGTGCAGATTAGAGATCGGAAGTGTCGTGAAAAATGACCAAGGGACGATATCAGTGACTG AGCTGTTTTCGGTTCCCACGCTCACTGTATCTCCTGCGGAAGTCTTTCAAAGGGAAGATATTACTTTGACCTGTAAAAGTGAGAGCTCTGCTTCTGAGAGACTCGGCCAGGAGGGGTTGACTTATGCTCTTGAACCACCCAGAAGCCAACTGGTCCCCAAAGGCATTGGAATATTTTCTGGCAAATCCCCGTCGAACGATTTCAACTACACCTGCGTTGCTCGGGCCAAGAACATCGTGAAGCACAGTGAAGTCCTGACGGTGCGTCCTAAAG ttCCTGTCACCACCCCAAAGATCTCGGTGGTGGGCAGAGCCGTCCTGGGGAGGCGTTTCACCATCCTCTGCCAGTCGGACATAGGCAGCTTGCCAATAAACTACACCCTGCTGAAGGGTTACGACCAACTGAACACCGAAGCTGTCACGCAGCCCTTTCAACAAGCTCTCTTCACAGTCAGCGTCGACAGGCCCGACGAAATAAGCAAGTTCACGTGCCGGGCAAAGAACAGCCACAGGGAAGCGCTGCTCAGCACAAGACTCAACGCTACCGTCATAG AGCCCCTGAGCCACCCGATCCTCACGGTCATCCCCGGCCTGTCGGAGATATCGGAGGAGGACAATCTCCACCTCATATGTGGCGTTCGAGGCACCCCGCCGGTCACCTTTAAGTGGTACCGCGTTGGCACCGAGCTGCCTTTGTCCACCACCACATCCGACAAGAACAACACGCACTACCAGGTGCACGGTTTGTCCAAAGAGCACAGCGGCGTGTACTACTGCGAGGCTCGCAACCACGCCAACAACGTTGTCCGCAGTGAGCACGTCACCATAGAGG TGCGCATGGCGTTGTGGAAAAAACTGATGATCGGCGGTTTCTGTCTTCTGGTGCTGTTTTTGTTGGTGGTTGTGTCTGTGCTGTGCTTCAGATCcaagagag GTAAAAGAGAAGCAGCTGCTGAATTGTCAGT AAAGCCTGCGAGCCCTAAATCAGATGACTCGTTAACAGTGAATCTAACCCACGACACAGAGGTTTATAACGCAGCCACAG CGTGA